A region from the Oscillospiraceae bacterium genome encodes:
- a CDS encoding fumarate hydratase encodes MREIEAAAVTRAVETLCIESNVRLGADIRAALRRAHGEEHGALPRAVLGMLLENADAAEADNLPMCQDTGLATVFVALGQEVHIAGGALEEAIQAGVARGYERGFLRKSVVCDPIDRRNTGDNTPAVVYYNVVPGDTLTLTVAPKGFGSENMGRVAMLTPADGLAGVMDFVVDTVRRAASNPCPPVIVGVGVGGTMDKAALLAKQALLRPVGSLHPDPVWAEREASLLRDINALGIGPAGFGGQTTALAVHILPHPTHIAGLPVAVNIGCHATRHSSVEL; translated from the coding sequence ATGCGGGAGATTGAAGCTGCCGCGGTGACACGGGCGGTGGAGACGCTTTGTATCGAAAGCAACGTGCGTCTTGGGGCGGACATCCGGGCCGCTCTTCGCCGTGCGCACGGCGAAGAGCACGGCGCGCTGCCCCGCGCCGTGCTCGGTATGTTGCTCGAAAACGCCGACGCCGCCGAGGCCGACAATCTTCCCATGTGCCAGGACACGGGACTTGCCACTGTCTTTGTGGCATTGGGGCAGGAGGTACATATTGCGGGCGGCGCGCTGGAGGAGGCCATTCAGGCGGGCGTGGCGCGGGGCTACGAGCGCGGTTTCCTGCGCAAGTCTGTCGTATGCGACCCCATCGATCGGCGCAACACGGGGGACAACACGCCGGCGGTCGTCTATTACAACGTCGTGCCCGGGGATACGCTGACGCTGACGGTGGCGCCCAAGGGGTTCGGCAGTGAGAACATGGGCCGCGTCGCCATGCTGACGCCGGCGGACGGACTGGCCGGCGTCATGGATTTTGTGGTGGACACCGTGCGGCGCGCGGCGTCCAATCCCTGTCCGCCCGTTATCGTGGGTGTGGGTGTGGGCGGCACGATGGACAAGGCGGCTTTGCTGGCCAAGCAGGCGCTGCTGCGTCCCGTCGGTTCTCTGCACCCGGATCCCGTCTGGGCCGAGCGGGAGGCGTCTTTATTGCGCGACATCAACGCCTTGGGCATCGGCCCCGCCGGCTTCGGCGGCCAAACCACCGCCCTGGCCGTCCACATCCTGCCCCACCCCACCCACATCGCAGGCCTCCCCGTGGCCGTCAACATTGGCTGCCACGCCACAAGGCACAGCAGTGTGGAATTATAG
- a CDS encoding Fe-S-containing hydro-lyase — protein MLQRITAPLLDEVIGRLHSGDMLAVSGVVYTGRDAAHRRMTEAVARGEALPFDPKGQIIYYAGPCPAPPGRVIGSIGPTTSGRMDAYAPALIRYGLKVMIGKGLRSPEVVEAIRTCSGVYFAAVGGAAALMSRCVRQAEVIAYPELGTEAIRRLVVEDLPVVVAVDCHGGSLYEATREDAPQLFCPRA, from the coding sequence ATGTTGCAGCGTATCACCGCGCCGCTTTTGGATGAGGTGATTGGGCGGTTGCACAGTGGAGATATGCTGGCGGTGAGCGGCGTCGTCTATACCGGACGGGACGCCGCCCACAGGCGGATGACGGAGGCCGTCGCACGGGGGGAGGCGCTCCCCTTCGATCCGAAGGGGCAGATCATCTACTACGCCGGCCCCTGCCCCGCCCCGCCGGGCCGGGTGATCGGCTCCATCGGCCCCACCACCAGCGGACGTATGGACGCCTACGCGCCCGCGCTGATCCGGTACGGTCTGAAAGTTATGATTGGCAAAGGCCTGCGCAGCCCGGAAGTCGTCGAGGCCATACGAACCTGCAGCGGCGTCTATTTCGCCGCCGTCGGCGGCGCCGCCGCGCTGATGAGCCGCTGTGTCAGACAGGCGGAGGTCATAGCCTACCCAGAGCTCGGCACGGAGGCCATCCGCCGTTTGGTCGTCGAGGACCTCCCTGTCGTCGTGGCCGTCGACTGCCACGGAGGCAGTCTATACGAGGCTACCCGTGAAGATGCGCCGCAACTTTTTTGTCCTCGCGCTTGA
- a CDS encoding bacteriohemerythrin, with product MAYTWSQDLETGYALIDTQHKELIQAINNLLAACSSGKGRAALNETLDFLSHYTAKHFADEEKLQVQHHYPDYTNHKRLHDGFKAVVADLSRRLKTEGPTIALVGKVNASIGDWLVSHIKREDKKVAAHLHG from the coding sequence TTGGCATACACATGGAGTCAGGACCTGGAAACAGGGTATGCGTTGATCGACACACAGCACAAGGAGCTGATCCAGGCAATCAACAACCTGTTGGCGGCGTGCTCCAGCGGAAAAGGCCGCGCGGCGCTGAATGAGACGTTGGATTTCTTATCGCACTACACGGCCAAGCACTTTGCGGACGAAGAAAAGCTGCAGGTACAGCATCACTATCCGGACTACACAAACCATAAGAGACTCCACGACGGGTTTAAAGCGGTGGTGGCCGACTTGAGCCGGCGGCTCAAAACAGAAGGCCCCACAATCGCGCTGGTGGGGAAGGTAAACGCCAGCATCGGCGACTGGCTGGTCAGTCACATCAAGCGCGAGGACAAAAAAGTTGCGGCGCATCTTCACGGGTAG
- a CDS encoding 4'-phosphopantetheinyl transferase superfamily protein — protein sequence MAEIYLLPLVTPLPEARYRALLSCVSAARRKRVEAFRFEADRARCLLGAVLVRHLAGRAGLSRGEALTFTCNHYGKPYFTDRHRYFNLSHSGDWIVCGWSSREIGVDVQHMAPTAPDVDRLVFHEVERAALRAARGDEARRVLFYDYWTLKEAYVKYLGTGLSTPLRSLCFHLPPGGGAHCEGLGDTPRFFRRDVDPAHKLAVCTEDDGVDFCSLTIEQLSDGDG from the coding sequence ATGGCGGAGATTTATCTGCTGCCTTTGGTCACGCCCCTGCCAGAGGCAAGGTATCGGGCGCTGTTGTCATGCGTATCGGCGGCGCGGCGCAAACGAGTCGAAGCCTTTCGGTTCGAGGCCGACCGCGCGCGGTGTCTGCTGGGCGCCGTGCTGGTGCGCCATCTGGCGGGCCGCGCGGGCCTCTCCCGCGGTGAAGCGCTTACATTCACTTGCAACCACTACGGCAAACCGTACTTCACGGACCGGCACCGGTATTTCAATCTCTCCCACTCCGGAGACTGGATCGTCTGCGGGTGGAGCAGCCGCGAGATCGGGGTCGACGTGCAACACATGGCGCCGACGGCGCCGGACGTCGATCGGCTTGTCTTCCACGAGGTGGAACGCGCGGCGCTGCGGGCCGCGCGGGGCGACGAGGCGCGGCGGGTGCTCTTTTACGACTACTGGACCTTGAAGGAGGCCTACGTCAAGTACCTGGGCACGGGGCTCTCCACCCCGTTGCGCTCGCTCTGTTTTCACTTGCCCCCCGGCGGCGGCGCCCATTGCGAGGGCCTCGGCGACACGCCGCGCTTTTTCCGCCGCGACGTCGACCCAGCCCACAAACTGGCCGTCTGCACCGAAGACGACGGCGTTGATTTTTGCTCCCTGACCATTGAGCAATTGTCGGACGGCGACGGATAA
- a CDS encoding efflux RND transporter periplasmic adaptor subunit, translated as MNPSVPAPEGMPEVGAVAPVRKTGRKKGKRLKKILIAAVVLAAAVVLVYLWRHRPVAESNTQYIDSTVTRGDISVSISGPGAIAPNNQYEVIALVQGEILESPFEEGQVVEKGDILYRIDPENAINNIDKAQTALERSELSYEQTLNGTKVDYPNITASIGGIITMLYVEDGDNIQTGGRVADIVDSDHLLLTLPFNEGDATALTVGAAARVYLEDSDIAIAGSVRRVYDAVSVSATGAPVRSVEILLDNPGAVGEGDRATALVGSIACNDAGIIGYLDTKTVTARSGGKIQGLTVRQGDRVSAGQRLAVVTFDAGSSTELQIRSASLGVKDAQLNLENAEAQLDDYVITAPISGTVLKKTSKAGDTLDTTNTRTVMAIIADMSQVTFDISVDELDISSVEVGQTVEVTADALPSSVFVGRVDSISMLGTTQNGVTTYPVKVVIEDHEGLLPGMNVNGAILFETAENVLRVPAAAVIRGNFVLLKLTEGQTEEAARQEHALSSAPAADGGRAPFGGGTGAADGDAPAGAPSGRGAYGGGADAADGGAPAGAPPGRGTYGGGADAADSNAPAGAPPDRGAYGGGADAADSDAPAGERPAANRAEAPAGYVYIQVRTGINDDTWIEITDGLREGDVVATQVNISSTSNGFLGMQSMGGGGMMSGGARPAMPAGGNATFSRGG; from the coding sequence GTGAATCCGTCGGTTCCCGCGCCAGAGGGCATGCCGGAGGTCGGCGCCGTTGCGCCGGTCAGAAAGACCGGACGCAAAAAAGGCAAGCGCCTCAAAAAGATTCTCATAGCTGCGGTGGTGCTGGCCGCGGCGGTTGTCCTCGTGTATTTGTGGCGCCACCGCCCGGTGGCCGAGAGCAATACACAATACATAGACAGCACGGTCACGCGCGGCGACATCTCCGTGTCGATCAGCGGACCGGGCGCCATCGCGCCGAACAACCAGTACGAGGTCATCGCCCTGGTGCAGGGAGAGATTTTAGAATCTCCCTTCGAAGAGGGACAAGTGGTCGAAAAGGGGGATATCTTGTACCGGATCGACCCAGAAAACGCGATCAACAACATCGACAAGGCCCAGACGGCGCTGGAGCGGTCCGAACTTTCGTATGAGCAGACGCTGAACGGCACCAAGGTTGACTATCCGAATATCACCGCCTCCATCGGCGGCATCATCACGATGCTCTATGTGGAAGACGGTGACAACATCCAGACCGGCGGCCGCGTGGCCGACATCGTGGACAGCGACCATTTGCTGCTCACGCTGCCCTTCAACGAGGGCGACGCCACCGCGCTGACGGTGGGCGCCGCCGCCCGGGTGTACCTTGAGGACAGCGACATCGCCATCGCCGGCTCGGTACGCCGCGTGTACGACGCCGTCTCCGTCTCCGCCACCGGCGCGCCGGTGCGCAGCGTGGAGATCCTGCTCGACAATCCGGGCGCCGTTGGCGAGGGGGACCGCGCGACGGCGCTTGTGGGCAGCATCGCCTGCAACGATGCCGGGATCATCGGCTATCTCGACACCAAGACAGTGACGGCCCGATCCGGCGGTAAGATTCAGGGGCTCACCGTGCGTCAGGGCGACCGCGTCTCCGCCGGCCAGCGGCTGGCCGTGGTCACCTTTGACGCCGGCAGTTCCACGGAACTGCAGATCCGCTCGGCTTCCCTGGGTGTCAAGGACGCCCAGCTCAACCTGGAAAACGCCGAGGCGCAGCTTGACGACTATGTGATCACCGCCCCCATCAGCGGGACAGTGCTCAAAAAGACCTCGAAGGCGGGCGACACGCTGGACACGACAAATACACGCACCGTGATGGCGATCATCGCCGACATGTCACAGGTGACATTCGACATCAGTGTCGATGAGCTGGACATCAGCAGCGTCGAAGTGGGCCAGACGGTGGAGGTGACCGCCGACGCGCTGCCGAGCAGCGTTTTCGTGGGAAGGGTCGACAGCATCAGCATGCTGGGAACCACACAAAACGGCGTCACCACCTATCCGGTGAAGGTGGTCATCGAGGACCACGAGGGTCTGCTGCCCGGGATGAACGTGAATGGGGCCATCTTGTTTGAGACGGCGGAAAATGTGCTGCGCGTACCCGCCGCCGCCGTGATCCGCGGCAACTTCGTGCTGCTGAAGCTCACGGAGGGCCAGACGGAGGAGGCGGCGCGGCAGGAGCACGCGCTGTCATCGGCGCCCGCCGCAGACGGCGGCCGTGCTCCCTTTGGCGGCGGCACAGGCGCCGCGGACGGTGATGCCCCCGCCGGCGCGCCGTCCGGCCGCGGTGCCTATGGCGGCGGCGCGGACGCTGCGGACGGCGGTGCCCCCGCCGGTGCGCCGCCCGGCCGCGGTACCTATGGCGGCGGCGCGGACGCTGCGGACAGCAATGCCCCCGCCGGTGCGCCGCCCGACCGCGGTGCTTATGGCGGCGGCGCGGACGCTGCGGACAGCGATGCCCCCGCCGGCGAAAGGCCCGCGGCCAACCGGGCGGAAGCCCCGGCCGGTTATGTCTACATCCAGGTGCGTACAGGGATCAACGACGACACATGGATCGAGATTACGGACGGCCTGCGCGAGGGCGACGTAGTCGCGACACAGGTCAATATCTCAAGCACAAGCAACGGCTTCCTCGGCATGCAGAGCATGGGCGGCGGTGGTATGATGAGCGGCGGCGCCCGACCGGCCATGCCGGCCGGCGGAAACGCCACCTTTAGTCGCGGAGGCTGA
- a CDS encoding ABC transporter ATP-binding protein has translation MIILEDIYKIYNTGENEVRAVDGISLTIQKGEYVAIVGQSGSGKSTLMNIIGCLDVPTAGSYLLDGEDVGALSDNKLADIRNRRLGFVFQQYNLIAKLNVLENVELPLQYGGYSARRRREKAEEALAHVGLQDRLHHLPSQLSGGQQQRVSIARALVGDPSVILADEPTGALDSRTGLEVLQFLRDLNMQGNTIVLITHDSKIASMARRVVGISDGKVVSDEPVAAPPS, from the coding sequence ATGATTATATTGGAAGATATTTACAAAATATACAACACCGGGGAAAACGAAGTTCGCGCGGTAGACGGCATCTCCCTGACGATCCAAAAGGGCGAATATGTGGCGATTGTCGGGCAGTCCGGTTCCGGCAAATCGACGCTGATGAACATCATCGGTTGTCTCGACGTGCCGACCGCGGGCAGTTACCTGCTGGACGGTGAGGACGTCGGGGCGCTGTCCGACAACAAGTTGGCCGACATCCGCAACCGACGTCTCGGCTTTGTCTTCCAGCAGTACAACCTCATCGCCAAGCTGAACGTACTGGAGAACGTAGAACTGCCGCTCCAATATGGCGGATACTCCGCGCGGCGGCGGCGGGAGAAGGCGGAGGAGGCGCTCGCGCACGTCGGCCTGCAGGACCGGCTGCATCACCTGCCTTCCCAACTCTCCGGCGGTCAGCAGCAGCGCGTGTCGATCGCCCGGGCATTGGTGGGCGACCCCTCCGTCATCCTGGCCGACGAACCTACGGGCGCATTGGATTCGCGGACGGGGCTTGAAGTGCTCCAGTTTTTGCGCGACCTGAACATGCAGGGTAACACGATCGTACTCATCACCCACGACAGCAAGATTGCCTCGATGGCCCGGCGCGTGGTCGGTATCAGCGACGGGAAGGTCGTCTCCGACGAACCGGTGGCCGCGCCGCCGTCTTAA
- a CDS encoding ABC transporter permease, translating into MDIKQYFLLALKSIRTSKLRSFLTMLGIIIGVASVIVLVSLMSSFSGEMSSTFESFGAHLITVNVFGRSSNRTVSADDLYEWVDTYPEQLRFVSPYVASSVTMKNGANSLTTTLSGTGEDYDKIRNKEVENGRFLGYIDMERRQKVCVIGSYVAAELFGEDDPVGQQVRLGGDIFDVVGVLKETGGGTQGGDDDCVFIPYTLALRMFRQMGGTYYLSASDGDQVEPAVTLLKSRLYQVYQSEDAYRVTSMNEMLEQVNELLGMMSSILVGIAAISLLVGGIGIMNIMLVSVTERTREIGIRKSLGAKRRDIRGQFIIEAAVTSALGGTLGILLGMTGAYLVGRLIGFTVVPTPTAVLMAFSVSAGIGIIFGYFPASKASKLNPIDALRYE; encoded by the coding sequence ATGGATATCAAACAATATTTTCTGCTGGCGCTGAAGAGCATCCGAACCAGCAAGCTCCGCTCCTTTCTCACGATGCTGGGCATCATCATCGGCGTGGCCTCCGTCATTGTGCTCGTCAGCCTGATGAGCAGTTTTTCCGGCGAGATGTCCTCCACCTTCGAGAGTTTCGGCGCGCATCTGATCACAGTCAACGTCTTTGGCCGTTCCTCAAACCGCACCGTCTCGGCCGACGATCTCTACGAGTGGGTGGATACCTACCCCGAACAGCTCCGTTTCGTTTCCCCATATGTGGCCTCCAGCGTGACGATGAAAAACGGCGCCAACAGCCTTACGACCACGCTGAGCGGTACAGGCGAGGATTATGACAAGATCCGCAACAAAGAGGTAGAAAATGGGCGGTTTCTGGGGTATATCGATATGGAACGGCGCCAAAAGGTCTGCGTAATCGGGAGCTATGTCGCCGCGGAGCTCTTCGGTGAGGACGACCCCGTCGGCCAGCAGGTGCGCCTCGGCGGCGACATCTTCGATGTCGTTGGGGTGCTCAAGGAGACGGGGGGCGGTACGCAGGGCGGGGACGACGACTGCGTCTTCATCCCGTACACGCTGGCGTTGCGCATGTTTCGGCAGATGGGCGGCACTTACTACCTCTCGGCTTCCGACGGCGACCAAGTGGAGCCGGCGGTCACGCTGCTGAAAAGCAGGCTCTACCAGGTCTACCAGAGCGAGGACGCCTACCGCGTCACCAGTATGAACGAGATGCTGGAGCAGGTGAACGAACTGCTCGGGATGATGAGCTCCATCTTGGTCGGCATCGCGGCGATCTCGCTGCTGGTCGGCGGCATCGGCATCATGAACATCATGCTGGTGTCTGTGACGGAGCGCACGCGGGAGATTGGCATCCGCAAATCGCTGGGCGCCAAACGCCGCGATATCCGCGGCCAGTTCATCATCGAGGCGGCGGTCACAAGCGCGCTGGGCGGCACATTGGGGATCTTACTTGGCATGACAGGGGCTTATCTCGTCGGCCGTCTCATCGGCTTCACCGTGGTTCCCACCCCCACCGCCGTCCTGATGGCATTCTCTGTCTCCGCCGGCATCGGCATCATTTTTGGCTACTTCCCCGCTTCCAAGGCTTCCAAACTGAATCCCATCGACGCGCTGCGTTATGAGTAA
- a CDS encoding S-layer homology domain-containing protein → MKKSRRRIFAFCLAAAVLAGGVTAAAAPPEQPESDIRQIMSLLNVMHGYPNGDFGLGDSLTRAQFSKMCIALSPMRDQVASSSLTSPFKDVPYTHWAASYIRAASLAGYMRGYPNGTFGPDRTLTVEEAVTVALRLLGYTASDLTGPYPQTQLSLAARLELTAEIDATRGHVITRGEAMTLLYTLLDTSQKQGGKLVATLGYQSVVLDEMLADKFEGPVTLGESPDASLRALGLSPTTLSLQKDGASAASSALRPYDILYHVPGYQVARAYSTRVTGLYEKALPNRDAPAQVVVDGATYALETDEAKALLSVAGSFRPGETVTLLMGREGVANVIPGGADDQRYIGIITAAETRSVTDAAGVVSQRRFVTVLLDTGETRELTAERDWSDSISLAVQLRYEDGTPKVQTLTRYNSSSPGLFDLAAGQLGSRTLSPDIIIMERANKTGRLVLPQRLDGVRLTTMQVYYLGVDAQGRVDRLVLDAVTGDHLSFGLLLSKTELPGTGLNISAAYQYDIAGRRATATVKAVFPVSYGPCWFSFAADGTLDDIQKLPAVDGVISNLSRQYLDTAAGARHRIADDVSVYVYTQDKGGTYVLGTLTQALSHPLTQVEAYYDKPLAEAGCVRLIILR, encoded by the coding sequence ATGAAGAAAAGTCGAAGAAGGATATTTGCGTTTTGTTTGGCGGCGGCGGTGCTGGCGGGCGGCGTCACGGCCGCGGCCGCGCCGCCGGAGCAGCCGGAGTCGGACATCCGGCAGATCATGTCCCTGCTGAACGTCATGCACGGCTACCCGAACGGGGACTTCGGCCTCGGCGACAGTTTGACGCGCGCCCAGTTCTCCAAGATGTGCATCGCGCTCTCGCCGATGCGGGACCAGGTGGCGTCCAGTTCGCTGACTTCCCCGTTTAAGGATGTGCCCTACACGCACTGGGCGGCCTCCTATATCCGCGCCGCGTCTCTGGCCGGGTACATGCGGGGTTACCCGAACGGTACGTTTGGGCCGGACCGCACGCTCACGGTGGAGGAGGCGGTCACAGTGGCGCTGCGCCTGCTTGGCTACACGGCGAGCGACTTGACCGGCCCCTACCCGCAGACACAGCTCTCTCTCGCCGCCCGCCTGGAACTGACGGCGGAGATCGACGCCACGCGCGGCCATGTGATCACGCGCGGCGAGGCCATGACGCTGCTCTACACGCTGCTGGACACATCGCAAAAGCAGGGCGGCAAATTGGTCGCCACGCTTGGGTACCAGAGCGTAGTTCTGGACGAGATGCTGGCGGACAAATTTGAGGGCCCCGTCACGTTGGGCGAGAGTCCCGACGCCAGTCTGCGCGCCCTGGGGCTAAGCCCAACCACGCTCTCGCTTCAAAAGGATGGCGCGAGCGCCGCGTCCTCCGCACTGCGGCCCTACGACATCCTTTACCACGTGCCCGGCTACCAGGTCGCGCGGGCCTACTCCACGCGGGTGACAGGTCTCTACGAAAAGGCGCTGCCGAACCGGGACGCGCCGGCTCAGGTCGTCGTGGACGGCGCGACCTACGCGCTGGAGACGGACGAGGCCAAGGCGCTGCTGTCCGTCGCCGGTTCGTTCCGGCCCGGCGAGACGGTGACGCTGCTGATGGGCCGCGAGGGCGTGGCCAACGTCATCCCCGGCGGCGCCGACGACCAGCGCTACATCGGGATCATCACGGCGGCGGAGACGCGCTCCGTGACCGACGCCGCGGGCGTCGTGTCGCAGCGCCGTTTTGTCACCGTTTTGCTCGACACCGGGGAGACCCGGGAACTCACCGCGGAGCGCGACTGGTCCGACAGCATCAGTCTGGCGGTGCAGCTCCGCTACGAGGACGGGACGCCGAAGGTGCAGACGCTGACGCGCTACAACAGCAGCTCGCCCGGCCTGTTTGATCTGGCCGCCGGCCAGCTGGGGAGCCGGACGCTCTCGCCCGACATCATCATCATGGAGCGCGCCAACAAGACCGGGCGCCTGGTGCTGCCGCAGCGGCTGGACGGTGTCCGGCTGACCACGATGCAGGTATATTATCTGGGCGTCGACGCGCAGGGGCGGGTGGATCGGCTCGTGCTGGACGCCGTCACCGGCGATCATCTCTCCTTCGGCCTGCTGCTTTCTAAGACGGAGCTGCCGGGGACAGGGCTGAACATCAGCGCCGCGTACCAATACGACATCGCCGGCCGGCGCGCCACCGCCACCGTAAAAGCGGTCTTCCCGGTGAGCTACGGCCCCTGCTGGTTCTCCTTTGCCGCCGACGGGACGCTGGACGACATCCAAAAGCTTCCTGCCGTGGACGGAGTCATCTCCAACCTCTCGCGGCAGTATCTCGACACCGCCGCCGGCGCGCGCCATCGCATTGCCGACGACGTGTCGGTCTACGTCTACACGCAGGACAAGGGCGGCACATACGTGCTTGGTACCCTCACCCAGGCCCTGAGCCATCCCCTCACGCAGGTCGAGGCCTACTACGACAAACCGCTCGCCGAAGCCGGCTGCGTCCGGCTCATCATCCTCCGGTAG
- a CDS encoding alpha/beta-type small acid-soluble spore protein, giving the protein MASKSLVPNAKEALNRFKIEAASDVGVTLKQGYNGDLTAQQAGSIGGQMVKKMIEAYENGLK; this is encoded by the coding sequence ATGGCGAGCAAGTCTCTTGTTCCGAACGCGAAGGAAGCGCTGAATCGCTTCAAGATCGAAGCGGCCTCCGATGTAGGCGTGACGCTGAAGCAGGGTTACAATGGCGACCTGACTGCTCAGCAGGCCGGCAGCATCGGCGGGCAGATGGTCAAGAAGATGATCGAAGCCTACGAGAACGGACTGAAATAA
- a CDS encoding putative toxin-antitoxin system toxin component, PIN family, producing MTSVLVVLDTNIIVSALLSPLGNPAKIYKMFLTETLKLAYSSGILAEYNDVLFRPRLRIPANEVVKVLEVIQEYGERIEPTPGTRDMVDEDDRVFYDTAKSAGAYLVTGNKKHYPDEAFILTPTEFLSL from the coding sequence ATGACGAGCGTTCTTGTCGTGCTTGATACGAATATCATTGTGTCGGCTTTGCTCTCACCACTTGGAAACCCTGCGAAGATATACAAAATGTTTCTGACAGAAACGCTGAAATTGGCATACAGTTCAGGAATCCTTGCGGAATACAATGATGTCTTATTCAGACCGCGTTTGCGAATCCCAGCCAATGAAGTAGTAAAAGTACTTGAAGTTATTCAGGAATATGGGGAACGGATAGAGCCGACCCCAGGCACTCGCGATATGGTTGACGAGGACGACCGAGTATTCTATGACACGGCAAAGAGCGCGGGAGCTTATCTTGTGACTGGGAACAAAAAGCATTATCCAGATGAAGCGTTTATCCTAACACCGACAGAATTTTTGTCTTTGTGA
- a CDS encoding type II toxin-antitoxin system RelB/DinJ family antitoxin, with the protein MTETTNLSIRIDRSLKDEADIVFNALGMNLTTAVTIFVRQAVRQKKIPFEISLDAAGGNRRVTMAEAMTASERIWQTSIQNEMDKMTMDDIDAEIAAARKARAGG; encoded by the coding sequence ATGACAGAAACAACGAATTTAAGCATTCGAATAGACCGCAGTTTGAAAGACGAAGCCGACATAGTTTTTAATGCCCTTGGTATGAACCTGACCACAGCAGTTACTATATTTGTGCGTCAGGCTGTCAGGCAAAAGAAAATCCCGTTTGAAATTTCTCTGGACGCGGCGGGCGGCAACCGCAGGGTGACGATGGCAGAGGCGATGACGGCTTCCGAACGCATCTGGCAAACGTCTATCCAAAATGAAATGGATAAAATGACGATGGATGACATTGACGCAGAAATTGCGGCAGCCCGCAAGGCAAGGGCGGGAGGATGA